CGGGCAAACTCGAAATTTCTTTCAAGGCCGCAGGAATACTAAAGCCCGCTGATGTAATCTTGATGATACGCCCTTGTGTTTGGGCATCAGCAATGGCCGACTCAATATCGGCATGTGTGGGTTGTGCCACTGTTATAGCGGTTGCAATGAAAAAATGCTTGCCATCATGGCGAGGTTTAAATACTTCGCTGGATGGCTTGACAGGTTTATCACTGCCAAATGCAAAAAAAACAGTGCCAAAGCACATGAGTAAGAGGTGGATAAATATTCGCATAAACGGTCCGCCCTTGCGGTTGTTTTGGTTGTTAATCAAGTGGGTATTTCAATACCAAAAATATATTTTCAAAATTGCGGTTAGTACGGTGATACTTTTGCTGAAACAAATGGTTTTTCGGTTTAATCTTTTTAAATTCTTACGTAAATCTAAATTGACACGCTCAACATGATTTGTACTATATTGCTTCGTACTATGGATTTTGTTGTTTATCAAATACCGATAATTTTTGAGTTTATCAGTGAAAATTTTCTTTGGTTTAGCCAGTTCTATGGTTTTTATGACTGTATTTAAGGTTTTATTAGTACGGCTACCGATATTAAAAGTCACTATCTTTTTGGTGCTTCGCTCCAATGCCAATACAATCCAAATAGGTTTATCTTTCTTTTTGATATAGGTTCTGAGTTCATCGACTTCAAATTCTTTTCCTTTTACGATGGCTGGATGCTCGATTATTGCCGCAATTTTGCGAATACGCCCCAAAACAGTGCTTGCTGAAATGCTTAAAAGCCTGGCTATTGAGCGAATACCACAGCCTTCTTTTATCAGTGCAACAATATTGGGGCTGGTGTTTGGCTCACAAGCCTTGTAGGTATATTTTAACTGAAATCTTTTGTTACATTCTTTACACTTGTACTGCTGTTTACCCAATATTTTGCCATTTTTCAAAGTACTACCACTACATTTTGGACATCTGATAGGCTCATCCCCCAATCTGTAACACGAATGCTCTAAGGATGCCATAAAATCTGTTTTTATTGGTGAATTTCTAATTCTATTATTTAATCATTGATTTTATTGTCTTGAAATACTTTGTTTTAATGCTCAATTTTCTCTAAAATACTCATCCCCAAATTTGGAACATTGCCGGTTCATCCCCAAATCTGTAACACGAATGCTCTAAGGATGCCATAAAATCTGTTTTTATTGGTGAATTTCTAATTCTATTATTTAATCATTGATTTTATTGTCTTGAAATACTTTGTTTTAATGCTCAATTTTCTCTAAAATACTCATCCCCAAATTTGGAACATTGCCCTTGCAGGAACTGGGTAATTAGTATTTGCAGATGGATTATAGGCTCTATTATAACTTTGCACCACATTATCACCATCAATATTCTTCTGAATAGTTACCAAATCATGAGTAACACCCTCTGTTTTAATTACAAAAGGTTCAGTATCCTAACTTTATAGCTTCTTCTTCTGTAATTAAACCATCAATAAATTTTTCAAAAGAACTGCAAACAAATTCTAATGTATCTTCATCTCCGCTATCAAACTTATTTAACCAGACTTGACCAAATGTGTCGGGATTAATTGAGTAATTATAATCCCAACCACCTGAGTCTATGCCGAATGGAATAAAACCAACAATATCATAAAACAAATGACCTTCATATATTTTTTTTATTGATGCTTTATTTTCATTATCCAAATACAGGAATTGATTAATGCTGTCAAAAATACCTGATTCTCGTCTATAAACTTTTTGAATAGTTTGTTTTCCCTCGTACAGAACTATAAATTGTTTCAATCCATTCGGAATATTTATCGAATATAAAGTTTCAATTGAACTAAACCTTTCTTTAGTATTTAGGGATAAAATAATTTCTAATTGCTTCATATCTAAAATTTATTGATTATACCATAAATTATTGGGGGCATTTGAGCTATCTATGAAATATGATTTCCATTGAGCTACCGAGCCACTATGTGCCATACCCGAAATACCTGTATGAACATCACTCCTTACCAATTGCATTGTACACCACACATCTCCATTAACATCAACCTCAAAATCATCAAAATGATGCCATACATAATCCGTGGGAGCATCTAATCCTGTTAAGCCAGCTTCAATATTTGCCCTGTGAAAATCACCATCTGTACCTCGTCTTTTTCCCGACATTTTTATTCTAACAACAGGCGATTTACCTTGTGGCAATAGATTTTGTGGATATAAATATCGGTTACTTGGATTCCCTGCCATATCTTTTGTATAATCAGGAACCAATCGATTAGAACTTACTCCAACATCAATATTAGTATTCGCATTAGGGTTATATGCTCTACTATAAGTATCAATAGAATGCTCACCCCTTATATTCTTCTGAATAGTTACCAAATCATGAGTAACACCATCTGTTTTAATTACAAAAGTCATCCTACCTTGCGAATCTTCCAAAGTTTCGATGATAGTTTTTGTTTTATTTACTCCTAAATCATCTAATTTTTTTGTTAAGGCATCGGCTATTGCTTCTGCTGCATCATCTCCTACTTTTGTGCCATACTTTAATGTTGTTTTATTTTTTATAACCCAATCATTAAACTTCATGTGCCCTACTAAATCAAGCCCCTTCACACACCAACCATTACTCGGTGCAGTAGCAATGCCCATCGCTCCAACACCATACGCCTCAACACCATCAAGCATTAAACCCTCCACTATGGTAGGTTCTTTTACTATAAAGGCACTATCTACTGGTACAAAACTTTGTAAAGCTAAGCTAAACAATAAAGTGCCTTTTCTGATAGCACTTGCCATTACTTTGCCTGTTTTGCCTATAAACTCATGCTCGGTTGTACTTTTTATGACCTCCCCATTGAACCAAATTTTGGTTATTTCGGCTACTTTTTTAGATGTTTTACCCCATACGTTGCGTGTGCCAATGCTACCATCTTTTTCAAGCGTTTGTACGGTGGCGAGGGGTTGTAGGTTTTCTAATGTAGCATTAGTACCAAAAACAGCGGTATTTTGTGCCAAGCATGAGCCACATATTTTAACCAACTTGTCATCTACTTTTTCATAAATATTTTCAATCTGCTCATCGGCTTGCTTTACTACAATTTGCTCAATATCGCCAATATCATCATAGTCTATTTTTTTGCCTGCTTTAAATAAAGCAACAATATTTAAATTTTCGCCCAAACCTGCTACTTTACTCGCCAAACGGCCTGCTAATTTGCTCGTAATTTGAGGCAGTTTTTTTGCTAAATAAAGCCCTCCTGTAATTACGGCAGGGGCAACCATTGCAGTAAGCTCGCCACTGGTCCAGTAGTTGGCATCGGTAATGTAATAGCTATAGAAAAACGAAATGGCGTTTGATACAAATTCTACACTTTCTTTGGTTGGTTTTACGGGCGGTATAATCTTATAAATATCTTCGCCGCTCCAAGTACTTGGGGCTTTCTGATATACTTCGTATAACTCTTTAGGGTAATTGAGATACTCGGTGGCTATGCTTGTAGTGGCAGCCTTTGCCATGGTTATAATCCCTGAAGCCATCTCTACAAAATCCAAATCCTCAATAACCGAATGAACAAACCCTGCCACAAATGCTTCAGCTTCGGATGCTCCCGCTTTCAGTGTGCAGGTTTCTTTGTTGGTGGCATCTTTGGTGCAAGTATAGTACTTTTCTTTGGCAACTCGGCATTTTAGAATCGCAAAGAACCAATTGTAATAATAGGTTGATGTACTCGCAATTATTTTATCCCACTTGCCAAGAGTTTTGAAGCTATCAGAGCTTTGTACGTCCTTCATCTTTCGGGTGATGTAGTCTTTTTCGCAAGTTCCAATTTCACCGCCACCAAAGGCAAATAAATACACTCCCTCAAATTCAAAGACTTCTAAGGTCTGCAAACCTTTCTCTTGTGCTTCAATTTTCATTTTTTCAATATCCGCACTATTCACAGCCACCAACGTAACCTTGAGCAGCTCACCAAGTTTGCTATTGAGAGTGTTGGTGAGTTTATTGAGGTTTTCTGCCTTATCGGCACTTAGGCTTGTGTTGTTATTCTTAAAACCATCTTTATTGACATAGTTGGTAGGATTACAAGCGTTTTGGTCGGTATAATAGGCTTTTTCGGCTATATCGCCCGCAATGTCGGGGCTAATTTTAATTAGCGATTGGTCACCCGTTGGATTAAAAGTATATTTTACACTAATTTTTTGAATACCACAGCCGTTAGCATCCTTAAATTTCTTGAAATAGAAAGCATCGGTTTCGCCCGAAGTAGTTTCATAAATATCTTTTAGATAGACTTCGGGGCATAATGGTACTTTTCGGTAGCCAACAAATGATTGGTTGATATAGCCTCTGATTTCGGCAAAATAGATGCTGCCGTTCCACTTAAAGCCTTGTAGTGTACCAGCAGGAGGAAGCCCCCAAGTACCAGTAAAGCGTAATTGTATAGGCACTGCTCCAGCGGGTAATCTAACTGCCCGACCATCAGGGGCAATGTAAAGACCATTTACAGTAATATTTGCCCTTGAGTTAGTTAGAAGTTCATTTGCCGAATTATTTGTTCTTGCATTCCCCAAAGGAATGATAGTGAGTTCGATTTCTTGGGGTGGTGCTTCAAAAGCTTTTTCTTCAATGGTTACACTAGTATTCCCCTTCTCTTCTTTTGCATCCTTCACATAGAAAGTATATTTTCCAACCACCAAAGCTTCAAAAGTATCTGAACTTTGGAAGGTTGTGCCATCTTTACTATACTGATAAGGTGGCGTTCCACCCGTAGCACTTAGTTTTACACTACCATTATTTAAATCACACGAGGCATTGGTAGTAGTGGCGGTAAGCGTAAGTGGCGGAATTGCTAAAGGAAGTAGTGTGTTTGCCACAGTGCTATAAGTTGGCAAAATATTAAAATTAAATTCGCTTGTACAAACATTTCCAGTAATAGAAATTGTGAGTTGTTGCACCAAGTTTTCAATACTTTTATCATTCACAAAGCCTTGTGCCAATGTAGTAAGGTCAGTCGGGAAAACAAGCGTATTTAATTTTGGATTTGTTTTTAAGGTTTTTATTAGTTGTTCTAAAAACTCTTTTACACTTGCGGTCGTATAATTTCCGTTGGCATCTTTGCCTACGGCGGTTTGAGTGATAATGTCGCTTATCAATGGTTTCAAGAAAATCGACATTCCTTTATTGAGAGCGATATTGCATGAATTACAAGTGGTACATTCGGCGGCGGCACTTTCGTCGGCTATGATGGCAGCGTAGGTTATGGAATTATCTACAATAGGAGTGGCTGTTGTTTGTTGGGTAATAGTACGAGCATTTGCACTACTTGGCGGAGACATAAGATTAATTGTTCTTACACAATCGCTATTGTTAATTCTACAAAATGCCCTGATATAATCTTTGTCGCTTATGATAGAACCATCATAAATGATATTCCCATCCATATCTTTCCATGTAAGATTTTCAACAGGACAGCCCACCGTAAAGATTGTACGAGATTGGTTTAGTCTATTATAAAAAATTGTCTTTTTTTCTGAAGAACCAATAGCCGATACACTACTTGGGTCAACAATGGTTGCAGTAAAATCTTCACAAAAGCCCTCTAACGTAATACTTTTGCTACATTGAGGTCTGGTGCAGCTCAAGGAATAGGTAGTTAGTTCAGCAGGAATGTTGACTTCAAACGTATAAGAGCTTTGGAGGCGTCCTCCCCATATAACTTGACCAACACAATTATGTACAGTTACAATTTTCTTTGTTTTATCAAAATTATCTTTTATTTCATAATAGAAATTACCTTCACGATTAACAATATTATTGCATGTTAAAACATTGATTGCAACAGCATTTGAAGTACAGTAATTAGTACCATCATCACAAATGGCATAATAGGTGGAGTTTGATGATGGTCTAACAAGATTTGACCCTGATGAAAAAGATACTGTACCACTGCAATTACCACTGGTTGATAATGTAATAGGTTTTGTATCTGATTCAGTGTAGTAATAATCAGAAGCAGAAAGCTTAAAATCATTTGTACACGGTTTGAGAATAAAAGAAGGCTTCACAACAGCACATTGAATGTTTGTAAAACCATCTGCTTCGCAAGTAGCTTTGTATGTTTTTTCTGTTTGTGCTTTAACAGTTATTGTGTTAGTTGTTTCTCCTGTATCCCACTTTATTGTCCCTGTGCAATTATTAGCGGTAAATGTTACATTACTGTATTTATCAGCAGTGACAGAATAAGGTGATATTGTAAATGTTGGACATTGTACGGCCTTGGGTGCAATGAATACTGTAATTGCCTTAGCACATTTGGTGGTTGAGCAGGTGGCTGTATAGGTTGTGGTAGCATCTAATGATTTTATTTCGATGGTTGCCCCATTTCCTAAACCTTTATCCCATTTTACTTCTCCCGAACATCCAATCGCACTCAGAGCCACATTATTGTAGCTATCTTGTTTGCTGCTAACTTTAAAGTTATTACAATTAGGCGGAACAAAAGTTACAGTTGAAGATGCAGAACATTGGCGGGTTTCATCAATCTTACAGGTAATACTATATTTTTGGGCTTCGGTAGTTGGTATCACAGATATGCTCGTACCAGTACTACCATTCGACCAAGTTAAAGTACCTAAACATTCGCTTGCTTTTAATGTAACAGGGTCGGTGTTTTCAAAGATTTCGTTGAATGGACTAATTACAAATTTATTGCAATCGAGCTCAATCACATCAATTTTGATTACCGCTCTTACAGTATTACATTTTGATTCGTTTGGCGTACAAGTAACTGCATAATTCGTTTTTTCAGAGGGGCTAACGACTAACTGTCTATTGCTTTGTCCACTATGCTCCCATTTAATTGTGCCATTTGAACAACCTACAATGGTAAGAGGAAGACTGGTGCCTTTTATTATTTTTTTTGAAGTGGACGTTATTTCTAAATTTTCAAATATGCAGTCTTTCGAAGATTTTAATAAATAATTATCGTAGCAAGTTTTTATAACCCCGTTAACATTCTTGACGCATTTTGCATAAAAAGTAATAGGGGTTGTTCCAAGACCATTAATTTCAAAGTTATTATTTTGGTAGTCATAAGTTGGGGTACACTTTTCGCAAGCATCCCAATAAACATTTCCTCCTTCACATCCACTGACAGTAAAATTAGCTTGCCAGAAACTACCATATTCATAAATAGGGTCATTGATTTTAAAGCTTATATCTGAGCAATCAGTACTTGTTACACTAATAGTGACAGATTTAGAGCAATCTAATGTTTTACAATAGGCAGTATATGTCCTTTCTCCACTTGGTTTTGCTGTATATTTTTTACCGCGTAAATTTATATATGGTGTATCCGACCACTCTACATCATCATTTGGGCAACCACTGGCTGTCAGGGTGACAGATTGGCCTAATTCTATTGTATTAGAAGAAGAGGTTAAAATAAACCGTCCACATTTAATGTCAATTATTCCATTTACCGATGTATCATATTTGGGGACATAAATGCTGTACGAATAAATATCTCCTGATATTAGTTTACCGATATTAACCTTGGTATCATTTGACCTTACGAAATAATGCTTCTCATTACCGTTTTTATCTTTGATTGTTACATCTATTGTATAACCGTATTCTTTTGGATAATCCCATTCAAGTAAAACAGTGCCATCTGATTGTAAGCTGTACCTTACATTGGTAGGAGTAGGATTGGAAGACTTTTGAGTATCAAATAATCCTATCCCATATTTATCTACCATTTTATCACCCACATAGCCCTCAATTGTGAAACCATATTTACTTTTCTGGAGTAGATTTTTGAGATGTAAACGATTCCCAGTAACGGTTTCTATCAATTCCCCACCATCAGCGGTTTTGTAACTAATTACATATTTCGTAAAACGAGGGTCGCCTTGCCAAGTGAGAGTGGCATCGTTATAGCCAATATTGGTGGCCAATACATTTTGTATTTTTGGTGGTTTAGGGGTATTTTCTTGCTGTAACGCCTTGATTTTCTCAATAATGACATCTACTTTAGCCTTTAATGCAGGAATAGTCGGGTAACTTGTTCCAAACTCAATGGTTTGTTTGTCGGCATTGAGTTGGGTCAAGATGGCGGTCATATCGCCCAGAATTTCGGCTATTTTTGGGTCAGTTTTGCCCGAACCAAATACCTCCGAAAACTTCTCTTTCCAAGTACCAATGGCTACTTCTACACCTTTGGTATAAGTCAATAAATCTTGTTTTTCTTGTGGCGTAGCCGTTCCTTTAATTGCTATTTCGTCACCCTTTTCTTGGTATTTTTTTATGGCCACCTCTAAATCACCATGAAAAACGATAGGTTCGGTGAGTTTGATAATATCGGCAATGGTTCTGACTTGCTCATTTTGTAAGTCAGCTTGGCTGATTGGGCGAGTGCGGAAATAATCCCCCACCTCATAGACACAGCCGCCTTGTGTACCTGCTTCACCTTTTTTTGCCTTGATTCCAGCAAACTCCACCGCCATGAAAGTATTTTCAAGGAAGGGTAATCGGACAAGCCCCTTGCCAGAAAAGGGACTACTTCCATTGGTTGCAGTTACTAAAACAGCATAGTCGTAAATACCCAGTACATCGCCTATCGCAAGAGCATCTAATTCAATTGTACCTGTAATAGCACGAGGCTTTGGGTGTTCGGGGCTACATTCAGCATAAGCATCGGCATCCGTCACACATTTGGGTTTAATGATTTTGTTGAAAATGCCCTCTAAAGTCTCCACTGGTCTTGTCGTACCGTCGGCGTTGAGTGTTACGCCAATGGTGTAAGGGTCAAGAATGGCTGGGTCAAGTTCTTCCACTTCTTCATCAAACTCTGAATCATCAATTTTAAATGTGACAGGGTCAGTACTGGCATCACCCGAAGGAAGCAAATCTCCTGCACTGAGGGCGGTCATGGTGTTGGTATTATCTCCACAAGCCGAACTGAGTTTAAACTCATATTCTGTTTTATCTTTTAATCCACTAATAACTGCATTGTTATTATTCAAAGGCAATGAGTTCCAAACCGTTGTGCCTTCCTGCTTATACCAAGCCGTAATAGGATAAGTCTCGGCATCTTCGGCAGTGGCTTCACAAGTGATTTGCACTCTTCCTTTACCGATTGGGTTAATTACCATACCTTCGGGGGCTACGCAGGGCTTGCCGTAGCTAAAAGTAACCACTTGACTTTTTCCCTCATTTTCGTACTCATCGGCTCCATTGGCATCTCTTTCTTGCACCTGTACGGCATAGCGTTTTCCTTTCTCCAGCGGAATATTCCCTGCTCCATAATTAAAATAAGGATTGGTAGTGGTAATTTCAATTGGCTGAATTCCGCTATTGGCAACTACATTGGGGTCATCATCGCCGCTGAGGGGGTAGATTCTAAGTTTATAGGTTTTTCCTTGGGCGGCATTCAACGATGCCGTGCTGCGGCTCGTCCAAGAAAACAAAACATTTTGAGGAGTTGTAACGGGCAGAATCGCTCCATCCTGCGGAATATTGATGATAGGCGGATAGTTTTTGAATACATTCATCAAGGCCATACCCGTATTAGATACTTGTCTGTTTCGGTCAACTTCGTAGGCTTCTACTGTCCAAGTGTAGAGTCCTTCAGGCAAACGTCCACCATTATACAAAGCACTAATATCCACGCCATCCACAACTAAATTCGAGATATTGAAATACTCGGCTAAATCACTGGTGGTCAGCATTCTTGGTTGTCCAGGGATTAGTGTCAAGGTCTGATTTGGAATAAAGCCATCTACGGTACGAATATCAATCCCAACGCCCGACAAACGGATTTTTAGATACACATCCACCGACGGTTTAGTGAGGTCTTTGAGCAATAAATGCACCTTGAACATATCGGTACTGGTACTAATCTCCGACCATTTTAAAGAGTAGCTCGGCTTGACAATGGGCGTACAAGTAACGGGATAATTTTGGCTCCAAGCCTTGAATGAAAGGAAAAGTATTAAGAACCTTAGCGATGTAATGAAATACCTTTGGGAGTGTACCTTCATAGTGAATTATATTATTGCTTTTTTGATACCAAAGCATCAAAAAGTGTGGATGTTTATTTTTTTAAGACCTTGACTTTCGGACTTAGGGACTGCGTAAACCGATATGCATAGGCCAAATTAGTGGTTAATTCTTTAAATGAAGATGGATTAAATCCCTCCTTCCTTTGAGCGTCAGCCAGACTTTGTTTGTCTAAATAAATGATGTTCAAAGTCAAGTTATGCTTCTTTTGAATGGAATAAGTCAAGCCCACTCGACCACTAAGGATATTATTGGTTACAGCACCTTGTGCCAAAGAACTGCTATACATCAAACCCACCATCGCATTTAATTCATTGGCAAAGCCCTTGCTCAAGGTCAGGGAAGGCCCCCACATGAAATCATTGAAGGCGGCCACCTCATTTTTACTCACATTCATTGCTGCGGCCAAATTAAGTTTTTGGCTCTTGATGCCATAGCCATAATTGGCTGAAAGATTATAGAGTTTCGCAGCATTATTTTGCCCTCCCTGCTGGTCATTGCCATTTTGATAAATCAAATTAATAGCCAAATTATTGATAATATCATCCGATGCCGATGGCAAAGCAAAGTTCATCATCGCCGTGATATTTTGATTGATTTGTCTGAAATTCAGCGTATCAAGGGCATCATAGGGTGTAATTTGGGTCAGATATTCAAAACTTGAACGAAGATTTGAATAGCTCAAAAAGTTAGAATAGGAGAAATTCAAACTTGTTTTCTCGGAGGGTTGGAGAGCCACATTGGCCATCCCGACGAATCGACTTAGGGTTTGTAATTTATCTTTCGTTAAATTATCTCTTTGCAAACCTACATTGCCATTAATAGAGATTTTCCCGTTTTGAAATTGCGAAGCCACTTTTGCCGTAATATTTTCCAAGTTATTGGTAAAGTAATAGGCCCCCAAGGTACGGTATTCTGGGTCGACTCGGTTATATTCTACCCCACTCGTAAACCCCTTGCCTTTATAATCCATTCCCAAACGAATGGCTTTGTTATAAGTCGTCGAAGCATTGAGGGGCAATAAACCCACATAAGAATTAAAAAATGTTTTTTTTCTGGCACCTTCCATTCCCCGTATGTCAGTCGTCATGCCCGAAAAAGCAATTTCTGACTGAATACTGAGTTTTTTGCCAATCCCCTTTTTGAGTTTGAGCGACGTAGCTACATTGGCCTGTGGAAAAATGCGTTGGGCATCCAACGAATACGGCAAAGAATTATAACGGTCTTTGGCGGTAAATAAAATAAGCTCAGCCGCATCATTTTCTTTTTTTACGCCCAGCATTACACCCACACCAAAACGTTTAAAAGAAGGCTGGTTGTTACGAACGGTGAAAGCAGTATCCAGTCGAGTCGCCTTTTTTAAATTTCCAAGCATTAAACTTACGTAAAACTGAGCCTTTGAGGCATCTTTACTTTTAGGTTTATACTCCACCCCAATACCATCGTAGCGATGAGCCGCCAGCGTATAAGGAGAAAAATTCAAGGCACAAGTACCGATATGCAACGTCCAACCTTTGTAAGTGGGTTTTAAAACCAGTCGATTAAAAGGTTGAGTAAAACGGTAATTTCTATCAAAAGGATGAGCAAATTGTACATTCTGGTTAGAAAAGCTAAACTGCACAGGCATTTTGATTTTACCCAAAATATCCAAAGTCAGATTACCGCTGTACAAAAAGTTCAATGGTACTTGTCGATCAGCAATGCCCCAAGCATTGTAGTAGCTATGATTGGCCGTGATACCCCCATTGACTTTGATACCGCCGTTAAAAAGGTCTTTCACTCGAAAGTTCTTTAACTTTTCCAAGTCTTGGGCTTGGCTTTTTTGAAGGCCAATAACTACAAAAACTAAGATATTGAATAGTATGACGATCTTCTTCATATTTTACTCCTCCATCGGGGTGGTCATGGTTGTGGGTGGCTAATCAATAATGGCAATCCTTGTTTGGTTGACGGAATCTTCACTTCTGACAATGAGGAGGTAATTATCCGACTTCACTTTCACATCCATTTCAAATACATGCTGTAGTTTGGCCTCGCTTAAGGTTGTTTGATAGACTGTTTGTCCTGAAGATGCCCTCACTAAACTCACTTCAATAGGCTTTGCTCGAATCAAATCTACTGTAACGCTAAACTTTCCATAATTAGGATTCGGCAAAACAACCACCTTACTAATAAGTTTAGCTTTATCATAGCCTAATTTAGGGTCAGTTTTATCAACATCTTCGGGTTTGAAAACCTCAATATCATGTTTAACAAGAGCGATACAATCTCCCAGAAAGGCTTGCATCTGAACTACATATTTGCCATCATTGACAAAAGCAAACTTGATGCGTTTGATGTTTTCCTCCATCTTGTCAGCTTCGGCTGGTAATGTCCAAATCACCTTATCAGGAATTGGTTTGGTTATATCCATTGCTACGACTTCGTCTCCCACAAAAACCTGTACTGGCAATAAAAAATCTGCATCCAAAGCCTTGTCATTATTGACGAGCTCATAGGCAGCTTTCACTTCACAGCCTGACGCATTTTTAACCGACACACTGTATTTGCCCGCCACTGAAGTGGTTAAGGACTGGTGGTCTTGGCTGAGTTGCATATTTTCTTGTAAAGCCAGCTCTTTCAATGGGATTGCTGTGCCATTAAAATACCACTGAACGATCTGATTGGGGTTATTAGCATTGAGTATCAACTGCTGTCCCTTACAGACTTTTTCGGGTAAATAAGAGCTAAAATCAATCGCATTGAGTTGGGCTGGAACAGGAACTTTGACCGAGGTTTGGAGCTGACAACCATTGGCATCTTGCAATCGAATAGAATAAGTCCCCGAAGTAAGATTATCAAAAACAAATGCATCAATCGTCGATGGATTTACCATCGAAAGAACTTCATTCAATTGAGTTTTGTAAGGCGGAGTACCTCCTTTCATCGAAATGGTAATGGCTCCATTGGCATCTCCCACACAAGCAGGGGTGACCACTTTCTCTTCCGTCGCACGCAAAGCAGTTGGCCACTTCAGTACCACACTTTTGATTGTATCTTCGCATTGTTTGGCATCCAATACCTTGAATGTATATTCA
This region of Emticicia oligotrophica DSM 17448 genomic DNA includes:
- a CDS encoding IS1 family transposase, which codes for MASLEHSCYRLGDEPIRCPKCSGSTLKNGKILGKQQYKCKECNKRFQLKYTYKACEPNTSPNIVALIKEGCGIRSIARLLSISASTVLGRIRKIAAIIEHPAIVKGKEFEVDELRTYIKKKDKPIWIVLALERSTKKIVTFNIGSRTNKTLNTVIKTIELAKPKKIFTDKLKNYRYLINNKIHSTKQYSTNHVERVNLDLRKNLKRLNRKTICFSKSITVLTAILKIYFWY
- a CDS encoding SMI1/KNR4 family protein, with the protein product MKQLEIILSLNTKERFSSIETLYSINIPNGLKQFIVLYEGKQTIQKVYRRESGIFDSINQFLYLDNENKASIKKIYEGHLFYDIVGFIPFGIDSGGWDYNYSINPDTFGQVWLNKFDSGDEDTLEFVCSSFEKFIDGLITEEEAIKLGY